In Marinobacter sp. LQ44, the following are encoded in one genomic region:
- a CDS encoding TonB family protein — translation MSEPRLRPPSIPASYRLILAISLALTVHTLLLAGLPSPLREAREFSHRLVFTLQSPASEASTASSPNAAEPKLPRNPDFTVETPEQITTDSANRPVAEPVSTQTARPSPEPATRTETSRPHSQPHPASPEAMTSTPSNSTSTDEPEAIQRITLSPSEQDPYLILLATHLAEQLEQERVPAIAGLQETLTMALELRLLANGALTRARVVESTGVQGIDDAAYRAALAASPYPEPKGEERDRFEVKLVFTPKRR, via the coding sequence ATGTCAGAGCCACGCCTTCGACCTCCGTCGATCCCGGCGTCTTATCGGCTAATTCTGGCCATCTCTCTGGCCCTGACAGTGCACACCTTGCTACTGGCCGGGCTTCCCTCTCCCCTGAGGGAAGCCCGGGAGTTCAGTCATCGCCTGGTGTTTACTCTCCAGTCCCCGGCCTCCGAAGCCAGCACTGCATCCAGCCCCAACGCCGCTGAGCCGAAACTCCCTAGGAATCCGGACTTTACCGTTGAGACCCCTGAGCAAATCACCACCGACTCAGCAAACCGACCCGTTGCCGAGCCTGTCTCGACCCAAACCGCTCGGCCCAGCCCAGAACCAGCAACCAGAACCGAAACCAGCCGCCCCCATTCACAACCTCATCCTGCCAGCCCTGAAGCGATGACATCCACACCGTCAAACTCAACCTCCACAGACGAGCCGGAAGCGATTCAACGAATAACCCTGTCGCCGTCAGAGCAGGACCCCTACCTGATTCTGCTGGCCACCCATCTGGCGGAACAACTTGAACAGGAGCGAGTGCCTGCAATAGCGGGCCTGCAGGAGACACTCACGATGGCACTGGAATTAAGACTGCTCGCCAATGGCGCGCTGACCCGGGCACGGGTCGTGGAGTCGACGGGCGTCCAGGGGATTGATGATGCAGCGTATCGTGCAGCGCTGGCTGCCAGCCCCTATCCGGAGCCAAAAGGAGAAGAGCGGGACCGCTTCGAGGTAAAGCTGGTGTTCACCCCGAAGCGCCGCTAA
- a CDS encoding DUF1631 domain-containing protein, producing the protein MNKQSGIHYLREHREAASSRPVPAEVTRIRDTVVAGLGDLLQGAFDAVDDSLFELANNARSNNEQNRYFEAMREIRIKRKGVERHFQNAVAQFFANPPHAGQLQAPDTTQQASVDTLSLVGNDDLEEQVALNAMITKAKAHFQGPLIQLQARFTEVYPDASEEVPVNPMAPEHLCSAFTEAIQALEIQIRERLIVLKQFDRYVVSNLGMLLDEANRILIQAGVIPNFRFHGKAGQQQKTSGKSVQGETPKAGAGEAAAYEQRPEDTALFDQIRQMLALQRANSGMPPRSADPALRVVGGLELADMLNTLPSHYNLQDGDDLSTGKPVEVDLRQVVQQLLARAESQDGRKPALNEVDEDLINLVSMLFEFILDDYNLSAPVQVLISRLQIPILKVVIKDKSFFSKATHPARKLLNSLARAGIGWSSSDEKARDKLYGQIHNVVQRILNEFDGDIALFETLNQEFEQFLERENRKASLVEQRTRESERGRIKSQKAQEAVDRLIKEKVSRYRLPEPVHDILINGWSRVMFLAYLRDDTEHRWHETARVVDDLIWCLHPHEEDEERDQWVRVVPALLKTLRAGLEEVSYNASRLDQMMGQLKHELAEAFRTNAAIEARQDSPEEIEEEAPTVHQTAVERQQELEDAAIAEYVAKLDDIEIGNWVEFKLVNGASFRCKLSAVIEEADCFVFVNRMGLKVIEKTRVELAHEMRRCRLTLLEQGALIDRALNAVVGNLRTKTA; encoded by the coding sequence ATGAACAAGCAGTCCGGCATACATTACCTCCGCGAACACCGGGAAGCTGCAAGCTCCCGGCCGGTTCCCGCGGAGGTAACCCGTATCCGTGACACGGTTGTCGCGGGACTGGGAGATTTGCTGCAAGGGGCTTTTGACGCTGTCGATGATTCACTCTTCGAACTGGCGAATAATGCCCGTAGTAATAACGAGCAGAACCGGTACTTTGAAGCGATGCGGGAAATCCGCATAAAGCGCAAAGGGGTTGAGCGGCATTTCCAGAACGCCGTTGCCCAATTCTTTGCTAACCCGCCTCACGCCGGACAACTGCAAGCCCCGGACACCACCCAACAGGCGAGCGTAGACACCCTGTCGCTGGTCGGCAATGATGACCTGGAAGAACAGGTTGCCCTGAACGCCATGATTACCAAAGCCAAGGCGCACTTTCAGGGGCCCCTGATTCAACTGCAGGCAAGATTCACCGAGGTATACCCGGACGCCTCAGAAGAGGTGCCAGTTAATCCTATGGCACCGGAACACCTGTGCAGCGCGTTTACCGAGGCCATCCAGGCACTGGAAATCCAGATTCGGGAGCGACTGATCGTTCTCAAGCAGTTTGACCGCTACGTGGTGTCCAACCTGGGCATGCTGCTCGACGAAGCCAACCGAATACTGATCCAGGCCGGCGTCATCCCCAATTTCCGATTCCACGGTAAGGCTGGGCAACAGCAAAAAACCTCGGGCAAGTCAGTCCAGGGCGAAACGCCCAAGGCCGGAGCCGGTGAGGCCGCTGCTTACGAGCAAAGACCGGAAGATACCGCCTTATTCGACCAGATTCGCCAGATGCTGGCACTGCAAAGGGCCAATTCCGGCATGCCACCGCGCAGTGCCGACCCTGCCTTGCGCGTCGTCGGAGGGTTGGAACTGGCCGACATGCTCAATACCCTCCCCAGCCACTACAATCTTCAGGACGGAGACGATCTGAGCACCGGCAAACCGGTGGAAGTCGATCTCCGCCAAGTTGTGCAGCAATTGCTGGCAAGAGCGGAAAGCCAGGATGGGCGAAAGCCAGCACTGAATGAAGTAGACGAAGACCTGATCAACCTGGTCTCCATGTTGTTCGAGTTCATACTGGATGACTACAACCTGTCTGCTCCGGTACAGGTACTGATCAGCCGGCTGCAGATTCCGATATTGAAAGTGGTCATCAAGGACAAGAGCTTTTTCAGCAAAGCTACCCACCCGGCCCGCAAACTGCTCAACTCCCTTGCCCGTGCCGGTATTGGCTGGAGCTCCAGTGATGAAAAAGCCAGAGACAAGCTCTATGGCCAGATTCATAACGTCGTGCAGCGAATTCTCAACGAATTTGACGGCGATATTGCCCTGTTCGAAACACTGAACCAGGAGTTCGAACAGTTCCTGGAGCGCGAAAACCGCAAGGCGTCTCTGGTGGAGCAACGTACCCGGGAGTCTGAACGGGGCCGCATCAAGTCCCAGAAGGCCCAGGAAGCGGTCGACCGGCTGATCAAAGAAAAAGTCTCCCGATACCGCCTGCCCGAGCCGGTTCACGATATTCTGATTAATGGCTGGAGCCGCGTCATGTTTCTCGCCTACCTGCGTGACGACACCGAGCACCGCTGGCACGAGACGGCCCGGGTGGTAGACGACCTGATCTGGTGCCTGCACCCCCACGAGGAAGACGAAGAGCGGGATCAATGGGTGCGTGTTGTCCCAGCCTTACTCAAGACACTCCGGGCCGGGCTGGAGGAAGTGTCTTACAACGCTTCCCGTCTGGACCAGATGATGGGGCAGCTTAAGCACGAACTGGCAGAAGCCTTCCGCACCAATGCGGCCATCGAGGCACGCCAGGACAGCCCTGAAGAGATCGAAGAAGAAGCACCCACCGTGCATCAGACCGCCGTTGAGCGCCAGCAGGAACTGGAAGATGCTGCCATTGCTGAGTATGTAGCGAAGCTGGATGACATCGAGATCGGCAACTGGGTCGAGTTCAAGCTGGTCAACGGTGCCAGCTTCCGATGTAAACTGTCTGCGGTTATCGAAGAGGCCGATTGTTTCGTGTTCGTCAATCGCATGGGCCTGAAGGTGATCGAGAAAACCAGGGTGGAACTCGCCCACGAAATGCGCCGGTGCCGCCTGACGCTTCTGGAACAGGGCGCCCTGATCGACCGCGCCTTGAATGCCGTCGTAGGCAACCTGCGCACCAAAACCGCCTGA
- a CDS encoding ABC transporter ATP-binding protein, which translates to MPESLLPPADWLLEVNNLSCGYGGDSVVKDVSFALSHGDIGCLLGPSGCGKSTILRALAGFLPLNSGEIQLQSQAISLPGRTLAPEKRRIGMVFQDYALFPHLTIADNVGFGLRNMTKAERRQKVMELLNLVHLQDLANNYPHELSGGQQQRVALARALAPEPTLILLDEPFSNLDTDLRRRLSLDVRDILKTLGISAILVTHDQQEAFAMCDQVAVLKDGTLQQWDVPYNLYHEPANRFVASFVGQGGFIPGTALGPDTIESELGVIHGNRAYKWKPGTLLDVLIRPDDIVYDEHSDLKPKVVEKTFAGTSTLYRFRCSEDTEFEALFRSHLDFHMGEHVPVRVEADHLIAFERTS; encoded by the coding sequence ATGCCTGAATCTTTGCTGCCACCGGCCGACTGGCTGCTGGAAGTCAACAACCTGTCCTGCGGCTATGGCGGCGACTCTGTCGTTAAAGACGTCAGCTTCGCCCTGAGCCACGGCGACATTGGGTGCCTGCTCGGCCCCAGTGGCTGTGGCAAAAGCACCATTCTCAGAGCCCTGGCCGGCTTCTTGCCTTTAAACAGCGGGGAAATCCAGCTCCAGTCCCAGGCAATCAGCCTTCCCGGGCGCACCCTGGCTCCTGAAAAGCGTCGTATCGGCATGGTGTTTCAGGATTATGCGCTATTCCCCCACCTGACCATCGCCGATAACGTCGGGTTTGGCCTGAGGAACATGACCAAGGCCGAACGTCGCCAGAAGGTCATGGAACTGCTCAACCTTGTGCACCTGCAGGACCTGGCAAATAACTATCCCCACGAGCTATCCGGCGGCCAGCAACAGCGGGTCGCCCTGGCCAGGGCACTGGCGCCAGAGCCAACGCTGATTCTGCTGGATGAGCCGTTCTCGAACCTGGATACCGACCTTCGGCGCCGGCTGAGCCTGGATGTGCGGGATATCCTGAAAACACTCGGCATCAGCGCTATCCTCGTCACCCATGACCAACAGGAAGCGTTTGCCATGTGCGATCAGGTGGCGGTGCTCAAAGACGGCACCCTGCAGCAATGGGACGTACCCTACAACCTGTATCACGAACCCGCCAACCGCTTCGTAGCCAGCTTCGTTGGCCAGGGCGGCTTCATTCCCGGTACCGCCCTGGGGCCGGACACCATTGAATCCGAACTGGGCGTTATCCACGGCAACCGGGCCTATAAATGGAAGCCGGGCACGTTACTGGACGTTCTGATTCGCCCGGACGATATCGTCTACGATGAACACTCCGACCTGAAACCGAAAGTGGTGGAGAAAACCTTCGCAGGCACGTCAACCCTGTATCGGTTCCGGTGCTCGGAAGATACCGAATTCGAGGCCCTGTTCCGGAGCCACCTGGACTTCCACATGGGTGAACACGTGCCGGTGCGTGTCGAAGCCGATCACCTGATTGCCTTCGAACGCACCAGTTGA
- the grxD gene encoding Grx4 family monothiol glutaredoxin, with protein MDINETIKSQLQENPVILYMKGTPQAPQCGFSARTVQALMACGERFAFVNILDNQELREALKVYSSWPTYPQLYIGGELVGGCDIVLEMSESGELAKAVKDAVKQAEA; from the coding sequence ATGGATATCAATGAAACCATCAAGAGCCAGCTCCAAGAGAATCCGGTCATTCTTTACATGAAGGGTACTCCGCAGGCACCGCAGTGCGGTTTCTCCGCCCGTACCGTTCAGGCTCTGATGGCGTGCGGTGAGCGGTTTGCGTTCGTGAACATTCTGGACAATCAGGAGCTGCGCGAAGCCCTCAAAGTTTATTCAAGCTGGCCGACTTACCCGCAGCTCTACATTGGTGGTGAGCTGGTGGGCGGTTGTGACATTGTTCTGGAAATGTCCGAGAGCGGTGAGCTGGCCAAGGCGGTTAAAGACGCGGTTAAGCAAGCCGAAGCCTGA
- the argF gene encoding ornithine carbamoyltransferase, producing MAARHFLTLNDMTNSELEQLLDHASRLRKEWHAGKTRDSLKNRVLAMIFEKSSTRTRVSFEAGMTQLGGTAMFLSPRDTQLGRGEPIEDSAIVISSMVDAVMIRTFAHETVERFASASSKPVINALTDEFHPCQLLADMQTYREHRGSIRGATVAWIGDGNNMCHSYINAAAQFDFHLNVACPEGYEPDSNLLKAHSDRVTVVRTPEDAAKGANLLVTDVWASMGQEDEQKAREKAFQDYQINPALMSVAAKDALFMHCLPAHRGEEISADMMEHPGSVVWHEAENRLHAQKALLEFLILNRLD from the coding sequence ATGGCGGCAAGACATTTTCTGACCCTGAACGACATGACCAACAGTGAGCTGGAACAGCTCCTTGATCATGCGTCCAGGCTTCGTAAAGAGTGGCATGCGGGTAAAACCCGGGATTCCCTGAAAAACCGGGTATTGGCGATGATCTTTGAAAAGTCGTCCACCCGCACACGGGTATCCTTTGAAGCGGGCATGACCCAGCTCGGTGGCACCGCCATGTTCCTGTCGCCCCGGGACACCCAGCTTGGCCGGGGCGAGCCCATCGAGGACTCCGCCATCGTGATATCCAGCATGGTGGATGCGGTGATGATTCGGACCTTTGCCCACGAAACCGTGGAGCGCTTTGCCTCGGCTTCCAGCAAGCCGGTGATCAATGCCTTGACCGACGAATTCCACCCGTGCCAACTGCTGGCGGATATGCAAACCTATCGTGAACATCGCGGCAGCATCCGCGGAGCTACCGTTGCCTGGATTGGTGATGGCAACAATATGTGCCACTCCTACATCAACGCGGCGGCCCAGTTCGATTTTCACCTGAACGTGGCCTGCCCGGAAGGGTATGAACCAGACAGTAACCTGCTGAAAGCCCACAGTGATCGCGTAACCGTGGTGCGCACACCGGAAGACGCTGCAAAGGGTGCCAACCTGCTGGTCACCGACGTTTGGGCCTCCATGGGCCAGGAAGACGAGCAAAAGGCCCGAGAGAAAGCCTTTCAGGACTACCAGATCAACCCGGCACTGATGTCTGTGGCCGCCAAGGATGCCCTGTTCATGCACTGCCTGCCTGCCCACCGTGGCGAGGAGATTTCCGCCGACATGATGGAGCACCCGGGGTCAGTGGTGTGGCATGAAGCGGAAAACCGCCTGCACGCCCAGAAGGCTCTGCTCGAGTTCCTCATTCTTAACCGCCTGGACTGA